One window from the genome of Flavobacterium agricola encodes:
- a CDS encoding DUF2797 domain-containing protein: MVYEGVLEKMPTEFAAEIQYYLPLQNGFIHLNQILNKEIQIQHTGFECLSCHANKKIFRQGFCYDCFYKNPEAGDWIMKPELSKAHLGVADRDLAYEQKVQLQPHIVYLATSSDIKVGVTRKTQMPTRWIDQGATGAIPLIEVPNRYLAGITEVALKDFYTDKTSWQKMLKNDVGTFDLLSEREKAFTHLPDEVKPYFETTAADLFTFNYPVLQYPKKVSSLNLDKAPLYTGVLMGIKGQYLIFEDGTVFNIRSNEGYKVRITL, from the coding sequence ATGGTTTACGAAGGAGTTTTAGAGAAGATGCCAACCGAATTCGCGGCAGAAATTCAATATTATTTGCCCTTACAAAATGGGTTTATACATTTAAATCAGATTTTGAATAAAGAAATTCAGATACAACATACCGGTTTCGAATGTTTATCATGCCACGCCAACAAAAAAATTTTTAGACAAGGTTTTTGTTACGATTGCTTTTACAAAAACCCAGAAGCTGGTGATTGGATTATGAAACCCGAATTATCTAAAGCGCATTTAGGCGTTGCAGATCGTGATTTGGCTTACGAGCAAAAAGTGCAATTACAACCGCACATTGTTTACTTAGCAACTTCTAGCGATATTAAAGTTGGAGTTACCCGTAAAACACAAATGCCCACCCGCTGGATTGATCAGGGAGCAACCGGAGCTATTCCGTTAATTGAGGTACCAAATCGTTACTTAGCCGGAATTACCGAAGTTGCTTTAAAAGATTTTTATACCGATAAAACATCGTGGCAAAAAATGTTAAAAAATGATGTAGGAACTTTTGATTTGCTAAGCGAACGCGAAAAAGCTTTTACCCATTTACCAGACGAGGTAAAACCTTATTTTGAAACTACAGCTGCCGATTTGTTTACGTTTAATTATCCGGTTTTACAATATCCTAAAAAAGTAAGTTCACTAAACTTAGATAAAGCGCCTTTATACACCGGCGTTTTAATGGGTATAAAAGGCCAATATTTAATTTTTGAAGACGGAACAGTTTTTAATATCCGATCAAACGAAGGTTACAAGGTTAGAATTACATTATAA
- the sppA gene encoding signal peptide peptidase SppA, whose amino-acid sequence MRFLSNILSTIIGLFLFVMILIFGLIFLGALLGGSNSSKVSVKENSVIELDLAKISSDYGGQYYIKDFDYKQVNNDGFVDVLRALEAAKTDTKIKGISIINGTNNLGLAQLSELRQKLDEFKQTGKFVVAYGDIYSQKHYYLNTIADTVYVNPVGALDFRGLGSEILFYKDFQEKTGIKMEVIRHGKYKSAVEPYLENTISEANREQNLVLLNSIWNSISAAISKSRNITVDSLNSIANNLAAQFPEDALALNMVDKVVYEDEYHNGIKHALGVAKNDAYNKVKIKDYAFDVANTVKSYEKVDKVAVIFAQGTILSGEGDVSYIGEGSIRRSIQEARNNKTVKAIVLRVDSPGGSALTSDLIWREIELTKNVKPVIVSMGNLAASGGYYISCNADKIYADPATITGSIGVFGVVPNIATLSNNIGIHASQVQTHKQAIGYSVFEPMTTDFRADVTKSIEKVYDTFIGRVAKGRNMTKEQVNEIAQGRVWTGAEAVKIGLVDELGSLDDAIAEAAKMAEVENYKVSDFPMYETDFEGILSKLFAFSFLQSKETLVKEYVGEQAYQALEQQKILQKMEGVQAILPYRLDIK is encoded by the coding sequence ATGAGATTTTTAAGTAACATACTTTCTACAATCATCGGATTATTCTTATTCGTAATGATTTTAATTTTTGGACTGATATTTTTAGGCGCACTTTTAGGCGGAAGCAATTCGAGCAAAGTAAGCGTGAAAGAAAACTCTGTAATTGAACTGGATTTAGCAAAAATTTCTAGCGATTATGGTGGTCAATATTACATTAAAGATTTTGATTACAAGCAAGTTAATAATGACGGATTTGTTGATGTTTTGCGTGCTTTAGAAGCAGCAAAAACAGATACGAAAATTAAAGGAATTTCTATTATTAACGGAACCAATAATTTAGGATTAGCACAACTTAGCGAATTGCGCCAAAAATTAGATGAGTTTAAACAAACCGGAAAGTTTGTTGTTGCCTACGGCGATATTTACAGTCAAAAACATTATTACTTAAATACAATTGCAGATACGGTTTATGTAAATCCAGTTGGAGCTTTAGATTTTAGAGGTTTAGGTTCTGAAATTTTATTTTATAAAGATTTTCAGGAAAAAACCGGAATTAAAATGGAAGTTATTCGCCACGGTAAATACAAAAGTGCGGTTGAACCGTATTTGGAAAATACGATTAGTGAAGCCAATCGCGAACAAAATTTAGTTTTATTAAACTCAATTTGGAATTCAATCAGCGCTGCAATTTCTAAATCAAGAAATATTACTGTTGATTCGTTAAACAGCATTGCTAATAATCTTGCTGCTCAATTCCCAGAAGATGCTTTAGCATTAAACATGGTAGATAAAGTAGTTTATGAAGACGAATACCATAACGGAATTAAACATGCATTGGGCGTTGCAAAAAACGATGCATACAATAAGGTAAAAATTAAAGATTATGCTTTTGATGTTGCAAACACAGTAAAAAGCTATGAAAAGGTAGATAAAGTAGCTGTTATTTTTGCACAAGGAACCATTCTTTCGGGCGAAGGTGATGTAAGTTACATTGGCGAAGGTTCTATTCGTCGTTCTATTCAAGAAGCACGTAACAACAAAACAGTAAAAGCTATTGTTTTACGTGTAGATAGCCCGGGTGGAAGTGCTTTAACTTCAGATTTAATTTGGCGAGAAATTGAGTTAACTAAAAATGTAAAACCCGTAATTGTTTCTATGGGTAACTTGGCTGCATCTGGCGGATATTACATTTCTTGTAATGCAGATAAAATTTATGCCGATCCTGCAACTATTACTGGTTCAATTGGTGTTTTTGGCGTAGTACCAAATATTGCCACGTTATCAAACAACATTGGTATTCACGCTTCGCAAGTACAAACGCACAAACAAGCTATTGGATATAGCGTTTTTGAACCGATGACAACTGATTTTAGAGCCGATGTTACAAAAAGTATTGAAAAAGTTTACGATACATTTATTGGACGCGTAGCTAAAGGCCGTAATATGACTAAAGAACAAGTAAACGAAATTGCACAAGGTCGCGTTTGGACCGGAGCAGAAGCGGTTAAAATTGGTTTAGTTGATGAATTAGGTAGTTTAGATGATGCCATTGCAGAAGCAGCAAAAATGGCTGAGGTAGAAAATTATAAAGTTTCTGACTTTCCAATGTACGAAACCGATTTTGAAGGCATCTTAAGCAAGCTTTTTGCTTTTAGCTTTTTACAATCTAAAGAAACGTTGGTTAAAGAATATGTTGGCGAGCAAGCATACCAAGCTTTAGAACAACAAAAAATATTACAAAAAATGGAAGGCGTACAAGCAATTTTGCCGTATCGCTTAGATATTAAATAA
- a CDS encoding GH3 auxin-responsive promoter family protein: MAISIINSIVSWVLKKRIHQIELFLKYPNEVQSELLMQLIRSAQDTVVGRKYDFKSITNYKTFSERVPVSTYEELEPLITRTRHGEQNVFWNSTIKYFAKSSGTTNAKSKFIPVSSEALEDNHYKAGKDMLCLYLNNNEDSQLFTGKSLRLGGSKQLYEDNNTYFGDLSAILIDNLPFWAEFSSTPSNKVSLMSEWDSKIKAIIEETRNENVTSFAGVPSWMLVLLNNLLETTGKNNLLEIWPNLELYMHGGVAFDPYREQYKKLIPSADFKYYEIYNASEGFFALQDQNYSNELLLMLDYGIFYEFIPMDTFGTLEQRVIPLAEVELYKNYAIIITTNSGLWRYMVGDTVRFTSINPYRIKVTGRTKHHINVFGEELMIENTDTAIAKCCEICNAEVIEYTVAPVFMDCKSKGAHEWMIEFRKYPEDIEHFQRVLDETLQTLNSDYEAKRFNNMTLNPLIINVARQNLFYDWLKQQDKLGGQNKIPRLSNQREYLEQLKALV, translated from the coding sequence ATGGCTATATCAATAATAAATTCAATTGTTTCGTGGGTATTAAAAAAGCGCATTCATCAAATTGAATTATTTCTTAAATATCCAAATGAAGTACAATCGGAATTATTGATGCAACTTATTCGCAGCGCGCAAGATACGGTTGTTGGCCGAAAATACGACTTCAAATCAATTACCAACTACAAAACTTTTTCCGAACGCGTTCCTGTTTCTACTTACGAGGAATTAGAACCGTTAATTACCCGAACGCGCCACGGTGAACAAAACGTTTTTTGGAATTCAACCATTAAATATTTTGCTAAATCTAGCGGTACAACCAATGCTAAAAGTAAATTTATTCCTGTAAGTAGTGAAGCTTTAGAAGATAATCATTACAAGGCCGGAAAAGATATGTTGTGTTTGTACTTAAATAATAACGAAGATTCGCAGCTTTTTACGGGTAAAAGCTTACGTTTAGGCGGTAGTAAACAATTGTACGAAGATAACAATACGTATTTTGGAGATTTGTCAGCAATTTTGATTGATAACTTGCCTTTTTGGGCCGAGTTTAGTTCTACCCCAAGCAATAAAGTTTCTTTAATGTCCGAATGGGATTCTAAAATTAAAGCTATTATTGAAGAAACCCGAAACGAAAATGTTACCAGCTTTGCCGGTGTACCTTCGTGGATGTTGGTTTTACTAAACAATTTGTTAGAAACTACGGGTAAAAATAACTTGTTAGAAATTTGGCCTAATTTAGAATTGTACATGCACGGTGGTGTTGCTTTTGATCCGTACCGTGAACAATACAAAAAACTAATTCCTTCTGCCGATTTTAAATATTACGAAATTTATAATGCTTCTGAAGGATTTTTTGCTTTGCAAGATCAAAACTATTCTAACGAATTGTTACTGATGTTGGATTATGGAATTTTTTACGAATTTATTCCGATGGATACATTCGGAACTTTAGAACAACGCGTCATACCATTGGCTGAGGTTGAGCTATATAAAAACTACGCCATTATAATTACCACAAATTCCGGCTTATGGCGTTATATGGTTGGTGATACGGTACGATTTACATCAATAAATCCATATCGAATTAAAGTTACCGGACGTACCAAACATCATATTAATGTTTTTGGTGAAGAATTAATGATTGAAAACACCGATACGGCCATTGCTAAATGTTGTGAAATTTGTAATGCTGAGGTGATTGAATATACCGTAGCGCCAGTTTTTATGGATTGTAAATCGAAAGGTGCGCACGAATGGATGATTGAGTTTAGAAAATATCCGGAAGATATAGAACATTTTCAGCGTGTTTTAGACGAAACTTTACAAACCTTAAATTCGGATTACGAAGCTAAGCGTTTTAATAACATGACATTAAATCCGTTAATTATAAATGTAGCCCGTCAAAACTTATTTTATGATTGGTTAAAACAACAAGATAAATTAGGCGGACAAAATAAAATACCACGTTTATCTAACCAACGTGAATATTTAGAACAATTAAAGGCATTAGTTTAA
- a CDS encoding RNA methyltransferase, protein MKKLILDDLNRINVDEFKSATKTPIVVVLDDIRSLHNIGSVFRTSDAFLIEKIYLCGITATPPNKEIHKTALGATESVDWVYAENVMDVVQQLKAESVQVYAVEQVENSVMLNQFEVHAQTKYALVFGNEVKGVQQAVVNASDGVIEIPQLGTKHSLNVSVSAGIVIWDFFQKLNALQDSK, encoded by the coding sequence ATGAAAAAATTAATTTTAGACGATTTAAACCGCATTAATGTGGACGAATTTAAAAGCGCAACCAAAACCCCAATTGTTGTTGTTTTAGACGATATTAGAAGTTTACATAATATTGGTTCTGTTTTTAGAACGTCGGATGCGTTTTTGATTGAAAAAATTTATTTATGTGGAATTACTGCTACGCCACCAAACAAAGAAATTCATAAAACAGCTTTAGGTGCAACTGAATCGGTTGATTGGGTTTATGCAGAAAATGTTATGGATGTGGTGCAGCAATTAAAAGCTGAATCGGTTCAGGTTTATGCGGTAGAACAAGTTGAAAATTCAGTTATGTTAAATCAATTTGAGGTACATGCGCAAACCAAATATGCCTTGGTTTTTGGTAACGAAGTAAAAGGCGTACAACAAGCGGTGGTTAATGCCAGCGACGGCGTAATCGAAATTCCGCAATTGGGTACCAAGCATTCCTTAAACGTTTCGGTTTCTGCCGGAATTGTTATTTGGGATTTTTTTCAGAAATTAAATGCATTACAAGATTCAAAATAA
- a CDS encoding AsmA family protein has translation MGKKILKIVGVVVLIFFIALVTIPFLFKDKIKDVIVNVVNNNLDATLAIEKVDISLLANFPKATVQITDLALLNKAPFEGDTLFFANQLNLKMSVMELFKSDGSAMEIEGIYAKNAIANIIFNQDGVGNFDIALASDEPETPETVDEASPISLAIDSYKIDNLRFTYLDQASKMKLVLDSIMHTGSGSFKDQVADLDTKTTTSMFFEMDSVKYLNHVKLNLDAIIGVDLNKQKYSFKENKALVNQLPLEFDGFIQLTDAGQTYDLSFKTPESTFKNFLGLIPEAYSGLIADVKTDGDFSVAGFVKGDLTDKTIPTFDIAMKSNNASFQYPDLPKAVRNIFIDVDVVNKTGLLNDTYVDVNKFSFQIDQDKFDAAASIKNMLENPLIDAKLNGNINLANLTQAYPVKLDFPLSGLLSANVAVKFDMNSIEKEQYQNVYNSGSLSLTNFKYTGSEMANPVLINKAAFTFNTKNITLNTFDFKTGKSDLNVTGALDNFYGFLFKKETLKGNFNVVSNYLAVGDFMTSSPADAKPETTTEKAETAKPATENEALKVPSFLDCTLNAKANTVVYDNLNLKNVQGTLVIKDEAVSLKNVKTDIFSGLISMNGTVSTKSAIPTFDVNLGLNHLDVPEAFTQLEFLSKVAPIAKVISGFLNSEVSLSGKLNPQSLTPEVNSLTGDLIGQIQGGSINTKNSKLLTALSSDVKFIDPDKINLKDIKAHLSFADGKVNIKPFTIKYQDINVTVGGQHGFDQQMNYDLNFNVPAKYFGKDVEGLLSKLSTSEQAKIQDVPIKAVVTGTFNAPKVTTDMGSAVKNLTNQIVEQQKEKAVEKGKEVLTDKLTDLLGGKKDDAAATPADSAKAAADAKKADDIKKAANSIKDLFKKKEKE, from the coding sequence ATGGGAAAAAAGATTTTAAAAATTGTTGGGGTAGTGGTGCTCATATTTTTTATCGCGTTAGTAACCATTCCTTTTTTGTTTAAAGACAAAATAAAAGATGTAATTGTTAACGTAGTTAACAACAATTTAGATGCAACTTTGGCTATAGAAAAGGTTGACATAAGTTTATTAGCAAACTTTCCAAAAGCAACCGTTCAAATTACCGATTTGGCTTTACTTAACAAAGCACCTTTTGAGGGCGATACGTTATTTTTTGCCAACCAATTAAATTTAAAAATGTCGGTAATGGAGCTTTTTAAAAGCGACGGATCGGCTATGGAAATAGAAGGTATTTATGCAAAAAATGCCATTGCTAATATTATTTTTAATCAAGACGGGGTAGGTAATTTTGATATTGCTTTAGCTAGCGATGAACCCGAAACGCCAGAAACAGTAGATGAAGCTTCACCAATATCATTAGCAATTGATAGCTATAAAATAGATAATTTACGTTTTACCTATCTAGATCAAGCATCTAAAATGAAATTGGTTTTAGACAGCATTATGCATACCGGATCCGGATCTTTTAAAGATCAGGTTGCTGATTTAGATACCAAAACTACAACTTCTATGTTTTTTGAAATGGATAGCGTAAAATACCTAAACCATGTAAAATTAAACTTAGATGCTATTATTGGTGTTGATTTAAATAAGCAAAAATATTCGTTTAAAGAAAACAAAGCTTTAGTAAACCAATTGCCATTAGAATTTGATGGATTTATTCAGCTAACCGATGCCGGACAAACCTACGATTTGTCGTTTAAAACGCCAGAATCAACCTTTAAAAACTTTTTGGGCTTAATTCCAGAAGCATATTCAGGTTTAATTGCCGATGTTAAAACCGACGGCGATTTTAGCGTTGCCGGATTTGTAAAAGGTGATTTAACCGATAAAACCATTCCGACGTTTGATATCGCTATGAAATCAAACAACGCATCTTTTCAATATCCAGATTTACCTAAAGCAGTACGTAATATTTTTATTGATGTTGATGTGGTAAACAAAACCGGATTGTTAAACGATACGTATGTAGATGTAAACAAGTTTTCTTTTCAAATTGATCAAGATAAGTTTGATGCAGCTGCAAGTATTAAAAACATGCTAGAAAATCCGTTAATTGATGCAAAATTAAACGGTAATATTAATTTAGCCAACTTAACCCAAGCTTATCCGGTTAAGTTAGATTTTCCGCTTTCTGGATTGTTATCGGCTAACGTTGCGGTAAAGTTTGATATGAATTCGATAGAAAAAGAACAATATCAAAACGTATACAATTCCGGATCGTTATCGTTAACTAACTTTAAATATACGGGTTCAGAAATGGCCAACCCGGTGTTAATTAACAAAGCAGCTTTTACATTTAATACCAAAAATATTACTTTAAATACGTTCGATTTTAAAACCGGAAAATCCGATTTAAATGTTACCGGAGCGTTAGATAATTTTTATGGCTTTTTGTTTAAAAAAGAAACTTTAAAAGGAAACTTTAATGTAGTTTCTAATTATTTAGCTGTTGGCGATTTTATGACAAGTTCACCAGCCGATGCAAAACCAGAAACAACAACAGAAAAAGCGGAAACAGCTAAACCTGCAACCGAAAACGAAGCATTAAAAGTACCATCGTTTTTAGATTGTACATTAAATGCTAAAGCAAACACGGTGGTTTATGATAATTTAAACCTGAAAAACGTACAAGGAACTTTAGTGATTAAAGATGAAGCAGTTTCATTAAAAAACGTAAAAACAGATATTTTTAGTGGATTAATTTCGATGAACGGAACGGTTTCTACCAAATCTGCTATTCCAACGTTTGATGTAAATTTAGGATTAAACCATTTAGATGTGCCCGAAGCTTTTACGCAATTAGAATTTTTAAGTAAAGTTGCACCTATTGCCAAAGTAATTTCTGGTTTTTTAAATTCAGAAGTTTCTTTATCTGGTAAATTAAATCCGCAAAGCTTAACGCCAGAAGTTAATTCGTTAACGGGTGATTTAATTGGTCAAATTCAAGGCGGATCAATCAATACTAAAAATTCTAAATTATTAACTGCACTAAGTAGTGATGTGAAATTTATTGATCCGGATAAAATTAATTTAAAAGATATAAAAGCACATTTGTCTTTTGCTGACGGAAAAGTTAATATTAAACCTTTTACCATTAAATATCAGGATATTAATGTTACAGTTGGTGGGCAACATGGTTTTGATCAGCAAATGAATTACGATTTAAACTTTAACGTACCTGCTAAATATTTTGGTAAAGATGTTGAAGGATTATTAAGTAAGTTAAGCACTTCAGAACAAGCAAAAATACAAGATGTGCCAATTAAAGCGGTGGTTACTGGTACATTTAATGCACCTAAAGTTACAACCGATATGGGTTCTGCAGTTAAAAACTTAACCAATCAAATTGTAGAACAACAAAAAGAAAAAGCGGTTGAAAAAGGTAAAGAAGTTTTAACCGATAAGTTAACCGATTTGTTGGGCGGTAAAAAAGATGATGCAGCGGCAACGCCTGCTGATTCAGCTAAAGCAGCAGCAGATGCCAAAAAAGCTGATGATATTAAAAAAGCAGCCAATAGCATTAAAGATTTGTTTAAGAAAAAAGAAAAAGAATAA
- the folK gene encoding 2-amino-4-hydroxy-6-hydroxymethyldihydropteridine diphosphokinase, which yields MESYNKVILSIGSNQGDRLKHLTRCIELINNQIGTVIQVSKAYQSPAWGFVSEPFYNAALLVHTPFTANQVLQQIVAIEQQLGRVRGQNSGYEARTIDVDIITFNDDIVATESLQIPHPQMQNRLFVLVPMQDLKTDWQHPALNQSINQLIAACADDSQLEVVATMPNPNQAIELHLCNYIAIEGNIGAGKTTLSTRISEDFNAKLILERFADNPFLPKFYNDPARYAFPLEVSFLTDRYKQLSDDLSQFDLFKDFVVSDYHIFKSLIFAKVTLPEDEYMLYKNMFDIMYKEMPKPDLYVYLYQNPERLLTNIKLRGRSYEQDIKGEYLDRINQGYLDFIKTHTELNSLIIDVSAFDFVNNQQDYISILNLIQNKLKERTN from the coding sequence ATGGAATCATACAATAAAGTCATTTTATCGATTGGAAGTAATCAAGGCGATCGTTTAAAGCATTTAACGCGTTGTATTGAGTTAATTAACAACCAAATAGGAACCGTAATTCAGGTTTCTAAGGCCTATCAATCGCCAGCTTGGGGTTTTGTTAGTGAACCGTTTTATAACGCAGCTTTGTTGGTGCACACGCCCTTTACCGCAAATCAGGTTTTACAACAAATTGTTGCTATTGAACAACAATTAGGGCGCGTGCGTGGCCAAAATAGTGGTTATGAGGCACGTACCATTGATGTTGATATTATAACTTTTAATGATGATATTGTAGCTACCGAAAGTTTACAAATTCCGCATCCACAAATGCAAAATCGTCTTTTTGTTTTGGTGCCGATGCAGGATTTAAAAACCGATTGGCAACATCCGGCTTTAAATCAATCAATTAATCAATTAATTGCTGCTTGTGCAGATGATAGCCAATTAGAAGTTGTTGCTACAATGCCAAATCCTAATCAGGCTATTGAATTGCATTTATGCAATTACATTGCTATTGAAGGAAATATTGGGGCTGGAAAAACAACTTTATCTACCCGCATTTCGGAAGATTTTAATGCCAAGCTTATTTTAGAGCGTTTTGCCGACAATCCGTTTTTACCTAAATTTTACAACGATCCGGCACGTTATGCGTTTCCGCTTGAAGTTTCGTTTTTAACCGATCGTTACAAACAACTTTCTGACGATTTATCGCAATTTGATTTGTTTAAAGATTTTGTGGTTAGCGATTATCATATTTTTAAATCGCTAATTTTTGCTAAGGTTACCTTACCAGAAGATGAATATATGTTGTACAAAAATATGTTTGACATTATGTACAAAGAAATGCCCAAACCTGATTTATATGTTTATTTGTACCAAAACCCCGAACGATTGCTTACCAACATTAAGTTACGTGGGCGCAGTTACGAACAAGATATTAAGGGCGAATATTTAGACCGCATTAATCAAGGTTATTTAGATTTTATTAAAACGCATACCGAATTAAATTCGTTAATTATAGATGTTTCTGCGTTTGATTTTGTAAACAACCAACAAGATTATATTTCGATTTTAAACCTGATACAAAATAAATTAAAAGAGCGAACCAATTAG